A stretch of Rhodoferax potami DNA encodes these proteins:
- the epsA gene encoding XrtB/PEP-CTERM-associated transcriptional regulator EpsA, whose translation MSLLPSLSTEDLHHYHRVVTHSVEVRSHFDMLIWLQGDMQKYLPHDILIAAWGDFSSGHVQHDIISALSGVRSHAAQSEFLSPLMVSLFNRWAEFGKKPFSLNAGDSGFSLDEFGLKSALGGALLKMRSATIHGITDERGSHDCVYVVFSARKQFTDLERNAMAMVLPYIDTALRQVEHLPHQSGVSSSAPANPAAETKIPEPDVLTEREAEILKWVALGKTNPEIGSILDISAFTVKNHMQRVFKKLDVSNRAQAVGKFRAWVNHV comes from the coding sequence ATGTCTTTGTTGCCCTCGCTCTCTACCGAGGATCTCCATCACTACCACCGCGTGGTCACCCACTCGGTGGAGGTGCGCAGCCATTTCGACATGCTCATCTGGCTGCAGGGAGACATGCAGAAGTACCTGCCACATGACATCCTGATCGCAGCCTGGGGTGATTTCAGCAGCGGCCATGTGCAGCACGACATCATCTCCGCCCTGTCCGGCGTGCGCTCGCATGCAGCGCAGTCAGAGTTTTTGTCGCCGCTCATGGTGAGCTTGTTCAACCGCTGGGCTGAGTTCGGCAAAAAGCCGTTCAGCCTCAATGCCGGCGATTCCGGCTTCTCGCTGGACGAGTTTGGCCTGAAGAGCGCTCTGGGCGGCGCATTGCTCAAAATGCGCAGTGCCACCATCCACGGCATTACCGATGAGCGTGGCAGCCATGACTGCGTCTATGTCGTGTTCAGCGCCCGCAAGCAGTTCACCGACCTCGAGCGAAACGCCATGGCCATGGTTCTGCCCTATATAGATACCGCGCTGCGCCAAGTCGAACACCTGCCGCACCAGTCCGGTGTCAGCTCGTCAGCCCCTGCCAACCCGGCAGCAGAAACAAAAATACCCGAGCCCGATGTCCTCACCGAGCGCGAAGCCGAAATCCTGAAATGGGTCGCACTGGGCAAAACCAACCCCGAAATCGGCAGCATCCTCGACATCAGCGCGTTCACCGTCAAAAACCACATGCAGCGTGTTTTCAAAAAACTCGACGTCTCTAACCGCGCCCAAGCCGTGGGCAAATTCCGGGCATGGGTCAACCATGTCTAA
- a CDS encoding mannose-1-phosphate guanylyltransferase/mannose-6-phosphate isomerase, translating to MLIQPVVLSGGSGTRLWPLSREKYPKQLLPLIGEDSLLQATVRRVEGIAGVELAAPMVVCNEEYRFVIAEQMRLMGKPGTVVLEPLGRNTAPALTIAAHAAIKNGADPVLLVMPADHVIMDGAAFRVAVVKGAQLAQAGAVVTFGITPDAPETGYGYIQSGADFGTDGAKQIARFVEKPDLQTALAYLDEGTYSWNSGLFMMKASVWLAAMERCRPDIAQACATAWSEGRADGEFMRVGKEAFSACPSDSIDYAVMERLAGQGGAVLDGLPTGVVIPLSAGWSDVGAWEALWNVLPKDDAGNVAQGDVLMQDSRNTLALSEGRLIACVGVDDLIVVETADAILVAHKNKTQDVKKIVDRLKQAGRSEGQAHRKVFRPWGWYDSIDHGERFQVKRIVVKPGAALSLQMHHHRAEHWIVVSGTAKVTVGDKTLLLSENESTYIPLGTTHRLENPGKLALEMIEVQSGSYLGEDDIVRFEDVYGR from the coding sequence ATGTTGATTCAACCCGTGGTTTTGTCGGGCGGCTCCGGCACCCGTTTGTGGCCTTTGTCCCGCGAGAAGTACCCCAAGCAATTGTTGCCTTTGATTGGCGAAGATTCGCTGTTGCAAGCCACTGTGCGCCGCGTCGAGGGGATTGCCGGTGTGGAGCTGGCCGCTCCGATGGTGGTGTGCAACGAGGAATACCGTTTTGTGATCGCCGAGCAGATGCGCCTGATGGGCAAGCCGGGGACGGTGGTGTTGGAGCCTTTGGGGCGAAATACGGCTCCAGCCCTCACCATTGCTGCGCACGCCGCTATTAAAAACGGAGCGGACCCGGTGCTGCTGGTGATGCCGGCAGACCACGTGATCATGGATGGCGCGGCTTTCCGTGTCGCGGTGGTGAAGGGCGCGCAGTTGGCGCAAGCGGGTGCGGTGGTGACTTTTGGCATCACCCCGGATGCCCCTGAAACAGGCTACGGCTACATCCAGTCGGGCGCAGATTTTGGTACAGATGGCGCCAAGCAGATTGCACGCTTTGTGGAAAAGCCCGATTTGCAAACCGCGCTGGCGTACCTGGATGAGGGCACGTACTCTTGGAACAGCGGCTTGTTCATGATGAAGGCGTCGGTGTGGTTGGCGGCCATGGAGCGCTGCCGCCCTGATATTGCTCAAGCCTGCGCTACGGCTTGGAGCGAGGGGCGTGCAGACGGTGAGTTTATGCGTGTAGGCAAAGAGGCTTTCAGTGCGTGCCCCAGTGACTCGATTGACTACGCCGTGATGGAGCGGCTCGCGGGCCAAGGCGGTGCGGTGCTTGATGGCCTGCCCACGGGGGTGGTCATTCCCTTGTCTGCCGGTTGGTCGGACGTAGGGGCGTGGGAGGCTTTATGGAACGTGCTCCCCAAGGACGATGCCGGCAATGTGGCGCAGGGCGATGTGTTGATGCAAGACAGTCGCAACACCTTAGCTTTGTCGGAGGGGCGGTTGATTGCCTGCGTGGGCGTGGACGATTTGATTGTGGTCGAGACCGCGGATGCGATTCTGGTCGCCCACAAAAACAAAACCCAGGACGTGAAGAAAATTGTGGACCGCTTGAAACAAGCCGGCCGCAGTGAGGGTCAGGCGCACCGCAAGGTGTTCCGCCCGTGGGGCTGGTACGACAGCATTGACCATGGTGAGCGCTTCCAAGTGAAGCGGATCGTGGTCAAGCCGGGGGCTGCTTTGTCATTGCAAATGCACCATCACCGCGCCGAGCATTGGATTGTGGTGAGCGGCACAGCCAAGGTGACGGTCGGTGACAAGACCCTGTTGCTGTCGGAAAACGAGTCGACTTACATCCCCCTGGGCACGACCCACCGCCTGGAAAATCCGGGCAAGCTCGCTCTGGAAATGATCGAAGTGCAGTCGGGCAGCTATCTGGGTGAAGACGACATTGTGCGGTTCGAGGACGTGTACGGTCGCTGA
- the cgtA gene encoding Obg family GTPase CgtA yields MKFVDEAYIDISAGDGGAGCVSFRHEKYKEFGGPNGGDGGRGGHVFAVADPNLNTLVDYRFARRYDAKRGEHGMGSDMFGAAGDDITLKMPVGTIITDAETGEVLFELLQPGEVITIAKGGDGGFGNMRFKSAINRAPRQKTPGWPGEKRNLKLELKVLADVGLLGMPNAGKSTFISAVSNARPRIADYPFTTLHPNLGVVRVGPEQSFVVADLPGLIEGAAEGAGLGHQFLRHLQRTRLLLHVIDMAPFDEGVDTVAQAKAIVNELKKYDEELYKKPRWLVLNKLDMIPTDDRVALIKDFVKRYKFKGPVFEISALTREGCEPLIKEIYKHIKAQQIAEMPHVEIDPRFAPGSTDSDAPTE; encoded by the coding sequence ATGAAGTTTGTTGACGAAGCCTACATTGATATCTCCGCGGGAGACGGTGGCGCGGGTTGCGTTTCCTTCCGGCATGAGAAGTACAAAGAATTCGGCGGCCCCAACGGGGGAGACGGTGGCCGCGGCGGCCACGTGTTCGCAGTGGCGGACCCCAACCTGAATACCCTGGTGGACTACCGCTTTGCCCGTCGCTACGATGCCAAGCGCGGCGAGCACGGCATGGGCTCCGACATGTTCGGTGCAGCTGGTGATGACATCACCCTCAAAATGCCGGTCGGGACCATCATTACCGACGCCGAAACCGGCGAAGTGCTGTTTGAGCTGCTGCAGCCGGGCGAGGTAATCACCATCGCCAAAGGCGGTGACGGCGGCTTTGGGAACATGCGTTTTAAAAGCGCAATTAACCGGGCACCACGTCAAAAAACTCCGGGCTGGCCTGGCGAAAAACGCAACCTGAAGCTAGAGCTCAAGGTGCTGGCCGATGTCGGCCTGCTGGGTATGCCCAATGCGGGCAAATCCACCTTCATTTCAGCGGTATCGAATGCGCGCCCGCGTATTGCCGACTACCCCTTCACCACACTGCACCCCAACCTAGGTGTGGTGCGCGTCGGCCCCGAGCAGAGCTTTGTCGTAGCCGATTTGCCCGGTTTGATTGAAGGCGCTGCCGAGGGTGCAGGCCTTGGACATCAGTTTTTGCGGCATTTGCAGCGCACCCGCTTGCTCTTACACGTGATCGATATGGCGCCTTTTGATGAAGGTGTGGATACCGTTGCGCAAGCGAAAGCCATCGTCAATGAGCTTAAGAAATACGACGAAGAGTTGTACAAAAAGCCCCGCTGGCTGGTGCTGAACAAATTGGACATGATCCCCACGGATGACAGGGTTGCGTTGATCAAAGACTTTGTCAAACGCTACAAGTTCAAAGGACCGGTGTTCGAGATTTCTGCGCTGACCCGTGAGGGTTGCGAGCCTCTGATCAAAGAAATTTACAAGCACATCAAGGCACAGCAGATCGCCGAGATGCCGCACGTCGAGATCGATCCGCGATTTGCGCCGGGATCGACAGATTCAGACGCGCCGACGGAGTAA
- a CDS encoding undecaprenyl-phosphate glucose phosphotransferase — protein sequence MSKAHITFSAAEFNRSTEHASMGRDNLLGILETCLCPTALVGSLWVLAYWFEGSVPPAYLLLAVLAFALTFPGEPRLQASKSGSVLDICLNWVWIAVLLGLTGYATGYIRQFDLQALTAWLWAAPATEIALTFGLRIAAPIIISLQGPKQRALIVGMNEQGLALAEKLKSSPYSRVELAGFVDSRSTDRLNASAPVPLLGKLDELATLAKCNRIQVIYLSLPMASQPRILQVLDELKDTTASIYFVPDMFVTDLIQGQPGAVCGMPVISVCETPFRGTNGIVKRLSDIVFSMGILILIAPVLLAIAAAVKFTSPGPIIFKQRRYGLDGEEILVYKFRSMSVTEDDGVVTQATKNDSRITPLGAFLRKTSLDELPQFINVLQGRMSIVGPRPHAVAHNELYRKLIKGYMVRHKVKPGITGWAQVNGYRGETDTLDKMQGRIDYDLDYLRNWSLRLDIHIILRTVRLVAKDQQAY from the coding sequence ATGTCTAAGGCTCACATTACTTTTTCAGCGGCAGAGTTCAACCGCAGCACCGAACACGCCTCCATGGGCCGTGACAACCTGCTCGGCATCCTGGAGACCTGCCTCTGCCCCACCGCGCTGGTCGGCTCACTTTGGGTGCTGGCGTATTGGTTCGAGGGCAGCGTGCCCCCCGCCTACCTGCTGCTCGCCGTGCTCGCGTTCGCACTCACCTTTCCCGGCGAGCCCCGCTTGCAAGCCAGCAAGTCGGGCAGCGTGCTCGACATCTGCCTCAACTGGGTCTGGATCGCAGTCCTGCTTGGGCTCACCGGCTACGCCACCGGCTACATCCGCCAGTTCGACCTGCAAGCCCTCACCGCATGGTTGTGGGCGGCCCCGGCTACCGAAATTGCACTCACCTTCGGCCTGCGCATTGCTGCCCCCATCATCATCAGCCTGCAAGGCCCCAAGCAACGCGCCTTGATCGTCGGCATGAACGAACAAGGCCTGGCCCTTGCCGAAAAGCTCAAAAGCTCCCCTTACTCCAGGGTGGAGCTCGCCGGCTTTGTCGACAGCCGCAGCACTGACCGCCTGAACGCCAGCGCCCCCGTCCCCCTGCTCGGCAAACTCGATGAGCTCGCCACCCTGGCCAAATGCAACCGCATCCAGGTTATTTACTTGTCGCTCCCGATGGCCTCCCAGCCCCGGATCCTGCAAGTGCTAGATGAGCTCAAAGACACCACGGCATCCATTTACTTTGTGCCTGACATGTTTGTTACCGACCTGATCCAGGGTCAGCCCGGCGCAGTATGCGGCATGCCTGTGATCTCGGTCTGCGAAACCCCATTCCGCGGGACCAACGGCATCGTCAAACGCCTGAGCGACATCGTGTTTTCGATGGGTATCTTGATCTTGATTGCGCCGGTGCTATTGGCGATTGCTGCTGCGGTCAAATTCACCTCGCCCGGGCCCATCATCTTCAAGCAGCGCCGCTACGGCCTAGATGGCGAAGAGATTCTGGTCTACAAGTTCCGCTCCATGAGCGTGACCGAGGACGACGGCGTTGTCACCCAAGCTACCAAAAACGACAGCCGCATCACGCCCTTGGGCGCTTTTTTGCGTAAGACCTCGCTCGACGAGTTGCCCCAGTTCATCAACGTGCTGCAAGGCCGCATGAGCATTGTGGGCCCCCGCCCTCATGCGGTGGCACACAACGAGCTGTACCGCAAACTCATCAAAGGCTACATGGTCCGCCACAAGGTCAAACCCGGCATCACCGGCTGGGCGCAGGTCAACGGCTACCGCGGTGAAACCGACACCCTCGACAAAATGCAAGGCCGCATCGACTACGACCTTGACTACCTCCGCAACTGGTCACTCCGGCTGGACATTCATATCATCTTGCGCACCGTGCGCTTGGTGGCCAAAGACCAACAGGCCTATTAA
- the rpmA gene encoding 50S ribosomal protein L27, whose product MAQKKGGGSTRNGRDSKPKMLGVKAFGGELISAGSIIVRQRGTKFHAGDNVGMGVDHTLFALVDGKVSFAVKGALNKHTVSITAA is encoded by the coding sequence ATGGCACAGAAAAAAGGCGGCGGCTCTACGCGCAACGGACGTGATTCCAAGCCAAAGATGCTCGGTGTGAAGGCTTTCGGCGGTGAGTTGATCAGCGCTGGTTCCATCATCGTGCGTCAACGCGGTACCAAGTTCCACGCTGGCGACAACGTCGGCATGGGCGTGGACCACACTCTGTTTGCACTGGTGGACGGCAAAGTGTCGTTCGCAGTCAAGGGTGCGTTGAACAAGCACACAGTGAGCATCACTGCAGCGTAA
- a CDS encoding FxDxF family PEP-CTERM protein, producing MNFTKTSVALAIAVSALAAGSAQAATFNAGTIGKTSKSFIHTPGSFEDTINFSIAAPSNLTAAATSLTLSFASFTFLDIANLTVNLWNNSHPNGSVNYGSFAGNGTGYTFNLPTAGNYHIDIKGVATGINGGTYGVALSAAPVPEPETYAMLLAGLGVMGAIARRRKQAA from the coding sequence ATGAACTTCACAAAAACTAGCGTGGCTTTGGCCATTGCTGTGTCCGCCTTGGCAGCTGGCTCCGCACAAGCTGCAACTTTCAATGCTGGCACGATCGGAAAGACTTCGAAATCGTTCATCCATACACCAGGCTCCTTTGAAGACACTATCAACTTCTCTATCGCAGCTCCTTCGAATCTGACGGCTGCTGCGACGAGCCTGACGCTGTCTTTTGCATCGTTCACCTTTTTGGATATCGCCAATTTGACCGTGAACTTGTGGAACAACAGTCACCCTAACGGCAGCGTCAACTACGGCTCGTTTGCTGGCAATGGCACCGGTTACACCTTCAACCTGCCGACTGCTGGCAACTACCACATCGACATCAAGGGCGTTGCGACTGGCATCAACGGTGGTACTTACGGTGTTGCCTTGAGCGCAGCACCTGTTCCAGAACCAGAAACCTACGCCATGCTGTTGGCCGGTTTGGGCGTGATGGGTGCCATCGCCCGCCGCCGCAAGCAAGCTGCTTAA
- the proB gene encoding glutamate 5-kinase: MNQKFSSSVLRDARRVVVKVGSSLVTNDGRGLDEQAIGEWCRQLAHLIRDGREVIMVSSGAIAEGMKRLGWATRPKAVQELQAAAAVGQMGLAQMYETKLRANDLGSAQVLLTHADLADRERYLNARSTLLTLLKLGVVPVINENDTVVNDEIKFGDNDTLGALVANLVEADALVILTDQKGLFTADPRKDPAATFVSEAKAGDPALELMAGGAGSSIGRGGMLTKILAAKRAAGSGASTVIAWGREPDALIRLTQGDAIGTLLIAQTQKNQARKQWMADHLQMRGAVVVDAGAAAKVRDEGKSLLPIGMLQVEGKFSRGDVIAVRDETGLEIARGLANYASAEARLLCRKPSAEFERLLGYAAEPEMVHRDNLVLTR, encoded by the coding sequence ATGAATCAAAAATTCAGCTCATCTGTTCTTCGTGATGCACGCCGTGTCGTGGTCAAGGTCGGCTCCAGTCTGGTCACCAATGATGGCCGCGGTTTGGATGAGCAGGCTATCGGTGAGTGGTGCCGCCAATTGGCACATTTGATTCGTGATGGCCGTGAGGTCATCATGGTGTCGAGCGGCGCCATTGCCGAAGGCATGAAGCGTCTGGGCTGGGCAACCCGGCCGAAAGCGGTGCAGGAGTTGCAAGCGGCTGCGGCCGTGGGTCAGATGGGCTTGGCTCAGATGTACGAGACCAAGCTCCGCGCTAACGACTTGGGCAGTGCCCAGGTGTTGTTGACCCACGCCGATCTTGCCGACCGTGAGCGCTACTTGAATGCCCGATCGACCTTGCTGACACTGTTGAAGCTGGGCGTTGTGCCGGTGATCAACGAGAACGACACAGTTGTCAACGATGAGATCAAGTTCGGCGATAACGACACCTTGGGTGCTCTGGTGGCCAATTTGGTGGAGGCGGATGCCTTGGTCATCCTCACCGACCAAAAAGGCCTGTTTACCGCGGATCCCCGCAAAGACCCTGCCGCCACTTTCGTAAGCGAAGCGAAGGCTGGGGACCCCGCCTTGGAGTTGATGGCCGGCGGTGCCGGTAGCAGCATTGGCCGTGGTGGGATGCTGACCAAGATTTTGGCGGCTAAGCGGGCTGCTGGTTCTGGAGCGTCGACCGTGATTGCCTGGGGGCGTGAGCCAGATGCCTTGATCCGTCTGACGCAGGGCGATGCGATTGGCACCTTGCTGATTGCCCAGACCCAAAAGAACCAGGCCCGTAAGCAGTGGATGGCCGACCATCTGCAGATGCGCGGCGCCGTGGTGGTGGATGCCGGTGCAGCTGCCAAAGTGCGGGATGAAGGCAAGAGCTTGCTGCCTATTGGCATGCTGCAGGTTGAAGGCAAGTTTTCGCGTGGCGATGTGATCGCCGTGCGCGACGAAACCGGCCTCGAGATCGCCCGTGGACTGGCCAACTACGCCAGTGCCGAAGCCCGTCTGCTGTGCCGCAAGCCTTCTGCAGAGTTTGAGCGCCTGCTCGGTTACGCAGCAGAGCCCGAAATGGTCCACCGCGACAACCTGGTGCTCACCCGTTAA
- a CDS encoding NDP-sugar synthase, whose amino-acid sequence MAKGMILAAGQGTRVRPLTKDLPKPMVPILGKPVMEYLIEHLARHGIREIIINVAYHHQRIEQYFGDGSRWGVEIAYSYEGVREHGDILPRPMGSAGGMRRIQDFSGFFDETTLVLCGDALIDLDITAAIAEHKAKGALASVVALEVPLQEVQNYGMVVADEDGRIRSFQEKPKPEDAKSTLASTGIYIFEPEILDKVPKDTMYDIGSELFPRLAQDGSPFYVQNRPFHWIDIGRVSDYWTVLQRVLKGEVENMPMPGKQVQPGVWVGLNTSIPWGKVKIEGPVYIGSSVKIEEGATIVGPAWIGHGSVIRSGARITRGILFEYTRIAPDMHFHEMIVSRLYCVNRYGETLYAGDDTSRLRWGDARA is encoded by the coding sequence ATGGCAAAAGGAATGATCCTGGCTGCAGGCCAAGGCACACGGGTCCGCCCGCTGACCAAAGACTTGCCCAAACCGATGGTGCCTATTTTGGGCAAGCCGGTGATGGAATATTTGATCGAGCATTTGGCGCGGCATGGCATCCGCGAAATCATCATCAACGTGGCGTACCACCACCAGCGGATTGAGCAGTACTTTGGCGATGGCAGTCGCTGGGGTGTGGAGATCGCTTATTCCTACGAAGGGGTGCGCGAGCATGGCGATATATTGCCGCGCCCCATGGGCTCGGCTGGCGGCATGCGTCGGATTCAGGATTTCAGTGGTTTTTTTGACGAAACCACTTTGGTGCTGTGCGGGGATGCGCTGATCGACCTCGACATCACCGCAGCGATTGCCGAGCACAAAGCCAAAGGCGCGCTGGCCAGCGTGGTGGCCCTCGAGGTGCCGCTGCAAGAGGTGCAAAACTACGGCATGGTTGTTGCGGATGAGGATGGGCGGATTCGCTCGTTTCAGGAGAAGCCCAAGCCGGAGGATGCCAAGTCCACCTTGGCCAGCACCGGCATCTACATTTTTGAGCCCGAGATCCTGGATAAAGTGCCCAAGGACACGATGTACGACATCGGCTCGGAGCTGTTCCCGCGACTTGCGCAGGATGGATCGCCGTTTTATGTACAGAACCGGCCGTTTCACTGGATTGATATCGGCCGGGTGAGCGACTATTGGACGGTGTTGCAGCGGGTTTTGAAGGGCGAGGTGGAAAACATGCCGATGCCCGGCAAACAAGTGCAGCCCGGTGTGTGGGTGGGCCTGAACACCAGCATTCCGTGGGGCAAAGTCAAGATTGAGGGACCGGTGTACATCGGCTCCAGCGTAAAGATTGAAGAGGGAGCCACCATCGTCGGGCCGGCCTGGATCGGGCACGGTAGTGTGATCCGCTCAGGGGCAAGGATTACCCGGGGCATTTTGTTTGAGTACACCCGGATTGCACCGGATATGCATTTCCACGAAATGATTGTTTCGCGCTTGTATTGCGTGAACCGCTATGGCGAGACGCTGTATGCCGGCGATGACACCTCGCGCCTGCGCTGGGGCGATGCCCGCGCTTGA
- the rplU gene encoding 50S ribosomal protein L21 — MYAVIKTGGKQYRVAAGEKIKVEQIAADVGQEIVIDQVLAVGNGAELKVGTPLVSGATVTVTVISHGKHDKVRIFKMRRRKHYQKRQGHRQQFTELQIGAIKA, encoded by the coding sequence ATGTACGCGGTCATAAAAACCGGCGGCAAGCAATATCGTGTTGCTGCTGGCGAAAAAATTAAAGTAGAACAGATTGCTGCGGACGTAGGCCAAGAGATCGTGATCGACCAGGTTCTGGCAGTCGGAAACGGCGCTGAACTGAAAGTCGGCACACCCTTGGTGTCCGGTGCGACCGTTACGGTCACAGTAATTTCCCACGGAAAGCACGACAAAGTGCGTATCTTCAAGATGCGTCGTCGTAAGCACTACCAGAAACGTCAAGGTCACCGTCAGCAGTTCACCGAACTGCAAATCGGCGCGATCAAGGCTTAA
- a CDS encoding polyprenyl synthetase family protein, with protein MREVDGVIAHRLDSGVPLVGSVSQYIISAGGKRLRPALLLLCCGALGYTGTQRFNMAAVVEFIHTATLLHDDVVDESELRRGAPTANARFGNPASVLVGDFLYSRAFQMMVEAQSMRIMQVLADATNIISEGEVMQLMNMHNAALDEAGYLQVIRSKTAKLFEASARVGAILSGGTPAQEDACAEYGQAMGTAFQVIDDVLDYAGDAAVMGKNLGDDLREGKTTLPLIAAMQRGTDAERATIQTAIETGDISMLDAVVAIVHKTGALDIAKASARIEAERAIAAAKQLPTNAYSACLVSLASQLLERNH; from the coding sequence ATGCGCGAAGTTGACGGGGTCATCGCTCACAGATTGGACTCCGGCGTACCCTTGGTGGGCAGCGTATCTCAATACATCATTTCTGCCGGTGGAAAGCGCCTGCGTCCCGCCCTGCTGCTGCTGTGCTGCGGAGCTTTGGGATACACAGGCACCCAGCGCTTCAACATGGCGGCTGTGGTCGAGTTCATTCACACCGCCACCCTGCTACATGATGATGTGGTGGACGAATCCGAGCTGCGCCGCGGCGCCCCCACCGCGAACGCAAGGTTTGGCAACCCTGCCAGCGTGCTGGTGGGCGACTTTTTGTACTCGCGCGCTTTCCAGATGATGGTTGAAGCCCAAAGCATGCGGATCATGCAGGTACTTGCCGATGCCACCAACATCATTTCAGAAGGCGAGGTGATGCAGCTCATGAACATGCACAACGCCGCGCTCGATGAAGCCGGCTACCTGCAAGTCATCCGCTCCAAAACTGCCAAACTTTTTGAGGCCAGCGCTCGTGTGGGCGCCATTTTGTCGGGCGGCACACCTGCACAGGAGGACGCCTGCGCCGAATACGGCCAGGCCATGGGCACTGCGTTTCAAGTGATTGACGATGTGCTCGACTACGCGGGCGACGCCGCTGTCATGGGCAAAAACCTTGGCGACGATTTGCGCGAAGGCAAAACCACCCTCCCCCTGATTGCCGCCATGCAGCGCGGCACCGACGCAGAGCGCGCCACCATTCAAACTGCGATTGAAACTGGCGACATCAGCATGCTAGACGCCGTGGTAGCTATCGTGCACAAAACCGGCGCACTCGATATTGCAAAAGCGTCCGCCCGCATCGAAGCTGAGCGCGCCATTGCGGCGGCCAAACAATTGCCTACCAATGCATATTCCGCTTGCTTGGTCAGCCTCGCCAGCCAACTGCTGGAGCGCAACCACTGA